One stretch of Musicola paradisiaca NCPPB 2511 DNA includes these proteins:
- a CDS encoding DUF3053 domain-containing protein, which translates to MLADIRSRWLLPVMMFFMALQLSACGDKDKEQRQAFIAFLQGLPQEGRQLPELSEPQKQSFGRYTQDYAVLTSFNQQLNQVLADSLTPMLDEVSRIHVPQDYINQRDSVRQTVSALNLVNQQVQNAKAQAENARRALKQTEDLQPVFDKIYGRIVVQPANAMITVGPASVAFAQMLVQIGDYLQAQGNQAIFNGANVQFRTQQQVDQYNNMLTELTGQQQKLFTQLKSQSLLTFAR; encoded by the coding sequence ATGTTGGCGGATATCCGTTCACGCTGGCTGTTGCCAGTAATGATGTTTTTTATGGCATTGCAACTGTCTGCCTGTGGCGACAAGGACAAGGAGCAGCGTCAGGCGTTTATTGCGTTTCTGCAAGGGTTGCCGCAGGAAGGGCGGCAACTGCCGGAGCTTTCCGAACCGCAGAAACAGAGTTTTGGCCGCTATACCCAGGATTACGCGGTGTTGACGTCATTCAATCAGCAGTTGAATCAGGTGCTGGCTGATAGTCTGACGCCGATGCTGGACGAAGTGTCGCGTATCCATGTTCCGCAGGATTACATCAACCAGCGCGATAGCGTGCGCCAGACGGTCAGCGCGCTTAACCTGGTGAATCAGCAGGTGCAGAACGCCAAAGCGCAGGCGGAGAATGCCCGTCGTGCATTGAAACAGACGGAAGATCTGCAACCGGTGTTTGACAAGATTTATGGCCGCATTGTGGTTCAGCCCGCCAATGCGATGATAACCGTCGGGCCAGCCAGCGTTGCGTTTGCCCAGATGTTGGTGCAAATCGGCGATTATCTGCAGGCACAGGGCAATCAGGCCATTTTTAACGGCGCCAACGTGCAGTTTCGTACCCAGCAGCAGGTTGACCAGTACAACAATATGCTGACCGAGTTGACGGGGCAGCAACAGAAGCTGTTCACGCAGTTGAAATCTCAGTCGTTGCTGACATTTGCCCGATAA
- a CDS encoding methyl-accepting chemotaxis protein: MAINFENIKVSKKLGFGFALVLLLTVVIAGVSVRYIEILKGRFEKVIFSNQISDEVNQARYYRALYSANYSPDSMKENTTHIDNVIKLISSIQTKSWRSDYDGKLGNISKLIDQYKEKQKNYLDAVAKKDDVRKSWNLSGADKPVKELEQQINASGDLSQQLQLTTLNQKLVTVRYLVRGLLLSLNSDAEKPLLAALDDARSSTDQFVKILSPEQQAILAPVVSTLSTYKTRVQAYLPAYQEEMNQGNQLGAVAEQLMSEVDKLVTEETTSTQQDIANAEWQIAITSIITLLLGVLVAWYISRQITHPLNQTVNIAERIATGDLTVTVETQRRDELGMLLGAMAKMKANLHNMIDDIRMGVTQITTAASEIVTGNNDLAARTEAQAAAVEETAASMEQLTATVKQNADNAHHANKLVLDATQTAQSGGKLVENVVQTMSEIEGSSKRIAEITSVINGIAFQTNILALNAAVEAARAGEQGRGFAVVANEVRNLAQRSSQAAKEIEGLISTSVEQVSHGAQLVHKAGKTMNDIVSAVTHVHDIMGEITMASDEQSRGIAQVNQAIVGMDSSTQQNAALVQESSAAANSLEDQAVLLSNAVSVFRLSSGRELGPATHGLPFAGSPRQLPLPR, translated from the coding sequence ATGGCTATAAATTTTGAGAACATCAAGGTTAGCAAAAAGTTAGGGTTCGGTTTTGCACTGGTACTGTTGCTGACCGTTGTCATTGCAGGCGTCAGTGTGCGCTATATCGAAATACTGAAAGGGCGTTTTGAAAAAGTTATTTTCAGTAATCAAATCAGTGATGAGGTTAATCAGGCACGTTATTATCGTGCGCTTTATAGCGCCAATTACAGTCCTGATAGCATGAAGGAAAACACCACACATATTGATAATGTTATTAAATTAATATCGTCCATTCAGACAAAATCCTGGCGGTCGGATTATGACGGAAAATTGGGAAATATCAGTAAACTGATCGACCAATATAAAGAAAAACAGAAAAACTACCTTGATGCCGTCGCTAAAAAAGACGATGTCAGAAAGAGCTGGAACCTGTCGGGTGCCGACAAGCCCGTCAAAGAACTGGAACAACAGATCAACGCATCGGGCGATCTCTCCCAACAACTGCAACTGACAACACTAAATCAAAAACTGGTTACTGTTCGCTATCTGGTGCGCGGCTTACTGTTGTCATTGAATAGTGACGCTGAAAAACCATTGCTGGCGGCACTGGATGACGCACGCAGCAGCACCGATCAGTTTGTGAAAATCCTGTCGCCGGAACAGCAGGCGATTCTCGCACCGGTGGTATCCACGTTATCAACGTACAAAACACGGGTGCAGGCTTATCTTCCCGCTTATCAGGAAGAGATGAATCAAGGCAACCAACTTGGCGCCGTTGCGGAACAACTGATGTCAGAGGTGGATAAGCTCGTCACCGAAGAAACGACATCCACCCAGCAGGATATCGCCAACGCTGAATGGCAGATAGCCATCACGTCGATAATCACACTACTGCTAGGCGTCCTGGTAGCTTGGTATATCTCCCGCCAGATAACTCACCCGCTGAACCAAACGGTCAATATCGCCGAACGTATCGCAACAGGCGATCTGACCGTTACGGTGGAAACCCAACGCCGCGATGAGCTGGGTATGCTGCTCGGCGCTATGGCAAAAATGAAAGCCAATCTGCACAACATGATCGACGATATTCGTATGGGAGTGACCCAAATCACTACCGCCGCCAGCGAAATCGTCACCGGCAACAATGACCTCGCCGCACGAACGGAAGCGCAGGCCGCTGCGGTAGAAGAAACCGCCGCCAGCATGGAGCAACTGACCGCGACCGTGAAACAAAACGCCGACAACGCGCATCACGCCAATAAACTGGTGCTGGATGCCACGCAGACGGCGCAATCAGGCGGGAAACTGGTGGAAAACGTGGTGCAGACCATGTCCGAAATCGAAGGCAGCTCCAAACGCATTGCAGAAATTACATCGGTGATAAACGGCATCGCGTTCCAGACCAACATTCTGGCGCTCAACGCCGCCGTAGAAGCGGCGCGCGCCGGTGAACAGGGCCGTGGATTCGCCGTAGTCGCTAACGAAGTCCGCAATCTGGCGCAGCGCAGTTCGCAGGCGGCCAAAGAAATTGAAGGGCTGATCTCTACGTCGGTGGAACAGGTTTCCCACGGTGCGCAACTGGTGCACAAGGCAGGAAAAACCATGAATGACATCGTTTCGGCGGTCACGCATGTCCACGACATCATGGGGGAAATCACCATGGCCTCCGACGAACAGAGCCGTGGCATCGCCCAGGTCAATCAGGCGATAGTGGGCATGGACAGTTCCACGCAACAGAACGCCGCACTGGTACAGGAATCCTCGGCGGCGGCCAATTCACTCGAAGATCAGGCGGTGTTGCTGTCGAATGCCGTTTCTGTATTCCGCCTCTCTTCGGGACGGGAATTGGGGCCGGCAACCCATGGCCTTCCGTTTGCCGGCAGCCCGCGGCAATTGCCCCTCCCGCGCTGA
- the sodA gene encoding superoxide dismutase [Mn], producing MSYSLPSLPYAYDALEPHFDKQTMEIHHTKHHQAYVNNANAALESLPEFASLSAEELITKLDQLPADKKGPLRNNAGGHANHSLFWKGLKLGTTLEGELKAAIERDFGSVDAFKEKFEQAAATRFGSGWAWLVLKADGKLAVVSTANQDSPLMGEAISGASGYPLVALDVWEHAYYLKYQNRRPDYIKAFWSVVNWDEAAKRFAEATK from the coding sequence ATGAGTTATTCACTGCCATCCCTGCCATACGCTTACGACGCTCTTGAGCCGCATTTCGACAAGCAGACGATGGAAATTCACCACACCAAACATCACCAGGCTTATGTCAACAATGCCAACGCCGCGCTGGAATCCCTGCCGGAATTCGCCAGCCTGTCCGCTGAAGAGCTGATCACTAAACTGGATCAACTGCCAGCCGATAAAAAAGGCCCTCTGCGCAACAACGCCGGCGGTCATGCCAACCACAGCCTGTTCTGGAAAGGCCTGAAACTGGGCACCACGCTGGAAGGCGAGCTGAAAGCTGCCATCGAACGCGATTTCGGCAGTGTTGACGCCTTCAAGGAAAAATTCGAGCAGGCCGCTGCTACCCGCTTCGGTTCTGGTTGGGCCTGGCTGGTACTGAAAGCTGACGGCAAACTGGCCGTGGTGTCCACCGCCAATCAGGACAGCCCGCTGATGGGTGAAGCAATTTCCGGCGCGTCCGGCTACCCGCTGGTCGCCCTGGATGTCTGGGAACACGCCTACTACCTGAAATACCAGAACCGTCGCCCGGATTACATCAAAGCCTTCTGGAGCGTCGTCAACTGGGACGAAGCTGCCAAGCGCTTTGCTGAAGCCACAAAATAA
- the fdhD gene encoding formate dehydrogenase accessory sulfurtransferase FdhD codes for MNSNVDNFPPTVSQNAATGACQRQVRHQGSLEYAQPDWLAEEVPVALVYNGISHVVMMATPKDLEPFALGFSLSEGIIESPREIYGMDIVPVCNGIEVQIELSSRRFAGLKQRRRAMDGRTGCGVCGVEQLAEIGKPISPLPFTQTFSLSHLENALHALKNVQQAGQLTGATHAAAWIAPDGQLQGGCEDVGRHVALDKLLGLRAGQPWQQGAVLVSSRASYEMVQKSAMCGVEILFAVSAATSLAVDVAQRCNLTLVGFCRPGRATVYTHPQRLRA; via the coding sequence GTGAACAGCAACGTCGATAATTTTCCGCCCACCGTTTCGCAGAATGCGGCAACCGGCGCGTGCCAACGTCAGGTACGACATCAGGGCAGCCTCGAATACGCGCAGCCGGATTGGCTGGCGGAAGAAGTGCCGGTGGCGCTGGTTTATAACGGGATCTCCCATGTCGTGATGATGGCGACCCCCAAGGATCTGGAGCCCTTCGCGCTGGGGTTCTCACTGTCGGAAGGCATCATCGAGTCGCCGCGAGAAATCTACGGTATGGACATCGTCCCCGTATGCAACGGTATCGAAGTACAGATAGAACTCTCCTCCCGCCGCTTCGCCGGCCTGAAACAACGCCGTCGGGCAATGGACGGGCGAACCGGCTGCGGCGTCTGCGGCGTCGAACAACTGGCGGAAATCGGTAAACCGATCTCGCCGCTGCCTTTTACCCAGACCTTTTCGCTTTCCCATTTGGAAAATGCGTTGCACGCGCTCAAAAATGTACAGCAGGCAGGGCAACTCACCGGCGCAACCCACGCCGCCGCCTGGATCGCGCCGGATGGGCAATTGCAAGGGGGCTGCGAAGACGTGGGCCGCCATGTGGCGCTGGATAAACTGCTTGGCCTGCGCGCCGGCCAGCCCTGGCAGCAAGGCGCAGTGCTGGTTTCCAGCCGCGCCAGCTATGAGATGGTGCAAAAATCCGCTATGTGCGGCGTTGAAATTCTCTTCGCCGTCTCGGCGGCGACATCGCTGGCGGTGGATGTCGCTCAACGCTGTAATCTGACGCTGGTCGGTTTCTGCCGTCCCGGTCGCGCCACGGTGTATACGCATCCGCAACGGCTGCGGGCTTAG
- the exaC gene encoding acetaldehyde dehydrogenase ExaC: MTIDASGSRVAPGEYGYALNLKKRYDNFIGGAWVPPSSGEYYLNLTPVTGLPLCEVASSNTLDVDHALDAAHKAKAEWGAMSASARALILNRIADRMEENLELLASAETWDNGKPIRETLNADVPLGIDHFRYFAACIRAQEGSISEIDHDTVAYHFHEPLGVVGQIIPWNFPLLMACWKLAPALAAGNCIVLKPAKLTPLSVLLLMELIQDLLPPGVLNVVNGAGGQIGEYLATSPRIAKVAFTGSTEVGQQIMGYAAQNVIPVTLELGGKSPNIFFADVMDREDSFFDKVLEGFTLFAFNQGEVCTCPSRALIQESIYERFMERAIKRVESIRVGNPLDSQTMMGAQVSSGQLDTILNYIDIGKKEGAQVLSGGRRKALPGDLAQGYYLEPTILFGHNSMRVFQEEIFGPVLAVTTFKTIDDALEIANDTQYGLGAGVWSRNANIAYRVGRGVQAGRVWTNCYHAYPAHAAFGGYKQSGIGRENHKMMLEHYQQTKCLLVSYSDKPLGLF, translated from the coding sequence ATGACCATTGACGCTTCAGGCAGCCGGGTTGCTCCCGGTGAGTATGGATATGCGCTTAATCTGAAGAAACGTTATGACAACTTTATCGGCGGCGCATGGGTGCCGCCTTCCAGCGGCGAGTATTACCTCAACCTGACGCCAGTGACCGGGTTGCCGCTGTGTGAAGTCGCCAGTTCGAACACCCTTGATGTAGATCACGCGCTGGACGCGGCGCATAAAGCCAAAGCCGAATGGGGAGCGATGTCTGCCAGTGCGAGGGCGTTGATTCTTAATCGCATCGCTGATCGTATGGAGGAAAACCTCGAACTGTTGGCCAGCGCTGAAACCTGGGACAACGGCAAGCCCATCCGTGAAACCCTCAATGCCGACGTCCCGTTGGGCATCGATCATTTCCGTTATTTCGCCGCCTGTATTCGTGCGCAGGAAGGGAGTATCAGTGAAATCGATCACGATACCGTGGCCTACCACTTTCACGAGCCGTTGGGCGTGGTGGGGCAGATTATTCCGTGGAACTTCCCGCTGTTGATGGCGTGCTGGAAGCTGGCGCCCGCGCTGGCGGCGGGTAACTGCATTGTGCTTAAGCCCGCCAAACTGACGCCGCTTTCAGTATTGTTGCTGATGGAGTTGATTCAGGATTTGCTGCCGCCGGGCGTTCTCAATGTCGTGAATGGCGCCGGGGGGCAGATCGGCGAATATCTGGCGACCTCTCCGCGTATCGCCAAGGTTGCGTTTACCGGCTCTACCGAAGTCGGCCAGCAGATCATGGGCTATGCCGCCCAGAATGTGATCCCGGTGACACTGGAACTGGGCGGCAAATCGCCGAATATCTTCTTTGCCGATGTGATGGATCGGGAAGACAGCTTTTTCGATAAGGTGCTGGAAGGCTTCACGCTGTTTGCTTTCAATCAGGGCGAAGTGTGTACCTGTCCGAGCCGGGCGCTGATTCAGGAGTCCATTTACGAGCGTTTTATGGAGCGAGCCATCAAGCGCGTCGAATCCATTCGCGTGGGCAACCCGTTGGACAGCCAGACCATGATGGGGGCGCAGGTTTCGTCCGGCCAGTTGGACACCATTCTGAATTACATCGATATCGGCAAAAAAGAGGGGGCGCAGGTGCTGAGCGGTGGGCGTCGTAAAGCGCTGCCGGGCGATCTGGCGCAGGGATACTATCTGGAACCGACCATTCTTTTTGGCCACAACAGTATGCGCGTATTCCAGGAGGAAATTTTCGGCCCGGTGCTGGCCGTAACCACCTTCAAGACCATCGATGATGCTCTGGAGATCGCTAATGACACCCAGTATGGGCTGGGTGCCGGGGTCTGGAGCCGTAATGCCAACATTGCCTATCGTGTAGGCCGTGGCGTACAGGCTGGTCGTGTGTGGACCAACTGCTACCATGCGTATCCGGCACATGCGGCATTCGGCGGGTACAAACAATCGGGCATTGGCCGGGAAAATCACAAAATGATGCTGGAGCATTATCAGCAGACTAAATGCCTGTTGGTGAGTTACTCGGATAAACCGCTCGGCCTGTTCTGA
- a CDS encoding GlxA family transcriptional regulator → MSRQVYFLMLPGVLMLDVAGPAEALRLAGHFSLHYVSPEAELQCSTGMTLSHLAPLPDELPEGAILIVPGVFDSQHYFSTPQADIARRWLCRLQPASRAQRLTLACICSGTLLAAQAGLLDGYQCTTHHDVLERLIQQAPLALVKENRIFIEDRGIYTSAGITAGIDLTLHLIARFLDAQQSLQVAREMVVYFRRAGSDEQLSPWLQHRNHIHPVVHRAQDLMSAEPEADWPLDALADRIHVSSRHLTRLFREQTGISVREYHERLRIAVAQQRLRQGIGVEKAALMAGFSSGRQLRRAQQRQQQHC, encoded by the coding sequence ATGAGCCGACAAGTCTACTTCCTGATGCTTCCCGGCGTACTGATGCTGGATGTCGCAGGCCCGGCGGAAGCGTTACGGCTGGCCGGCCACTTTTCGCTGCATTACGTCAGCCCGGAAGCTGAATTGCAATGCTCCACCGGCATGACGCTGAGCCACCTTGCCCCACTACCGGATGAGCTACCCGAAGGCGCGATTCTGATCGTTCCTGGCGTCTTTGATTCACAACACTATTTTTCGACACCGCAAGCCGATATCGCACGCCGCTGGCTCTGTCGGCTGCAACCAGCCTCGCGTGCGCAGCGGCTGACGCTGGCCTGTATCTGTTCCGGCACCCTGCTGGCGGCGCAAGCCGGCCTGTTGGATGGCTACCAATGCACCACCCACCACGATGTACTGGAACGGCTGATCCAGCAGGCACCGCTGGCATTGGTAAAAGAGAACCGGATTTTCATTGAAGATCGCGGTATTTACACCAGTGCGGGCATCACCGCCGGCATCGACCTGACCCTGCATCTGATCGCTCGTTTTCTTGATGCGCAACAATCGCTGCAGGTCGCCCGAGAAATGGTGGTGTACTTCCGACGAGCGGGCAGCGACGAGCAGCTCTCACCCTGGCTGCAACACCGTAACCATATCCACCCGGTGGTACACCGGGCGCAGGATTTAATGTCGGCGGAGCCGGAAGCCGACTGGCCCCTCGACGCGCTGGCTGATCGTATTCACGTCAGTAGCCGCCATTTGACCCGCCTGTTTCGCGAACAAACTGGTATCAGCGTCCGGGAGTATCACGAGCGGTTACGCATCGCCGTCGCGCAACAGCGCCTGAGGCAAGGCATTGGCGTGGAAAAAGCCGCGTTGATGGCTGGGTTCTCTTCCGGCCGTCAGCTACGGCGGGCCCAGCAGCGGCAGCAACAGCACTGCTGA
- a CDS encoding isochorismatase family protein, protein MAQSALLVIDVQNSFLHRPFWTESDVPAFQTALLRLIDGCQRQGVAIADVFHVSQGPFSLASGHVVRQSFLTHRSDIQVHKHVHNALTESGLLTWLQQQEIRHLIISGIRTEQCCETTARVASDLGYRVTFVTEATLTFPMTHDGLTLSSGELKHRTETVLIDRFAAIRSVDACLAELEQTS, encoded by the coding sequence ATGGCCCAGTCAGCATTGTTAGTCATTGATGTACAAAACTCTTTTTTACACCGTCCATTCTGGACGGAGAGCGATGTTCCGGCATTTCAGACGGCGCTGCTGCGATTGATTGATGGCTGCCAACGTCAGGGCGTCGCCATTGCGGACGTTTTCCATGTATCGCAGGGCCCCTTTTCGCTGGCGTCCGGCCATGTCGTCCGTCAGTCTTTTTTGACACATCGGTCAGACATCCAGGTGCACAAACACGTACATAATGCGTTAACCGAGTCAGGCCTGCTGACCTGGTTACAACAGCAGGAGATCCGTCACCTGATTATTTCCGGTATTCGTACCGAACAGTGCTGTGAAACCACCGCCCGAGTTGCCTCCGATCTGGGCTATCGGGTAACGTTTGTTACAGAAGCCACGCTGACATTCCCAATGACGCATGACGGCCTGACGCTAAGTAGCGGCGAATTGAAACACCGCACCGAAACCGTATTGATCGATCGCTTCGCCGCCATCCGCAGTGTGGACGCCTGTCTGGCCGAACTGGAACAAACATCGTAA
- the xylB gene encoding xylulokinase — translation MYIGIDLGTSGVKAVLLREDGEVIASQSAALTLSRPHPLWSEQDPEHWWQATDGVLTQLARQHDLSAVRAIGLSGQMHGATLLDRRQQVLRPAILWNDGRSSLQCLELEQLTPDCQHITGNLMMPGFTAPKLKWVQQHEPEIFRQVDKVLLPKDYLRFRMTGDFASDMSDAAGTLWLDVAKRDWSDVLLNACALTREQMPELFEGNSITGLLRADIAARWGMKTVPVVAGGGDNAAGAIGVGVYQAGQAMLSLGTSGVYFAVSDGFRSNPQHAVHSFCHALPATWHLMSVILSAASCLDWAAKLTHADSVAALLTEAEQAGEDETATPIWFLPYLSGERTPYNNPHAKGAFWGLTHSHGRAALGRAVLEGVGFALADGMDVLHMTGLEPERVTLIGGGARSAYWRQMLADISGKTLVYRTGGDVGPALGAARLAQIAMNPDQPLATLLPELPIEQIHTPDPARHAHYGEQRGVFRQLYHHLLPMMS, via the coding sequence ATGTACATAGGTATCGATCTGGGAACGTCGGGTGTAAAAGCCGTTCTTCTGCGGGAAGACGGCGAAGTCATCGCCAGTCAGAGCGCCGCGTTGACCCTATCCCGACCCCATCCTTTATGGTCAGAACAGGATCCGGAACACTGGTGGCAGGCGACCGATGGCGTATTGACGCAGTTGGCGAGACAACATGATCTTAGCGCGGTACGTGCGATCGGGCTCTCCGGCCAGATGCATGGCGCCACGCTGCTGGATCGGCGACAACAGGTACTGCGCCCGGCAATTCTGTGGAATGACGGACGCAGTTCCCTGCAATGTCTTGAACTGGAGCAATTGACGCCGGATTGCCAACATATCACCGGCAATCTGATGATGCCGGGGTTTACCGCTCCCAAGCTAAAATGGGTGCAACAGCATGAGCCGGAGATCTTCCGGCAGGTGGACAAAGTGCTGTTGCCCAAGGATTACCTGCGTTTCCGCATGACCGGCGACTTCGCCAGCGATATGTCGGATGCAGCCGGCACGCTCTGGCTGGATGTCGCCAAGAGGGACTGGAGCGATGTACTGCTCAACGCCTGCGCGCTGACTCGTGAACAGATGCCCGAGCTGTTTGAAGGCAACAGTATCACCGGGTTGTTGCGGGCTGATATCGCCGCCCGCTGGGGAATGAAGACCGTCCCGGTCGTTGCCGGCGGCGGAGACAACGCGGCTGGCGCGATCGGCGTCGGTGTATATCAGGCCGGTCAGGCGATGTTGTCGCTGGGTACGTCCGGCGTCTATTTTGCCGTCAGCGATGGATTTCGCAGCAACCCTCAGCATGCGGTGCACAGTTTCTGTCACGCCCTGCCCGCTACCTGGCACCTGATGTCGGTCATACTGAGTGCCGCATCCTGCCTGGACTGGGCGGCAAAGCTGACCCACGCCGACAGCGTGGCTGCCTTGTTGACCGAAGCGGAACAAGCCGGCGAGGACGAAACGGCAACCCCAATCTGGTTTTTGCCCTATCTGTCCGGTGAGCGCACGCCGTACAACAATCCGCATGCAAAAGGGGCGTTCTGGGGGCTGACGCATTCGCATGGCCGGGCCGCGCTGGGCCGGGCGGTGCTTGAGGGGGTGGGTTTCGCGTTGGCGGACGGCATGGATGTATTGCACATGACCGGGCTTGAACCTGAGCGCGTTACGCTGATTGGCGGCGGCGCGCGCAGTGCCTACTGGCGACAAATGCTGGCGGATATCAGCGGTAAAACGCTGGTGTACCGAACGGGAGGCGATGTGGGCCCGGCACTTGGCGCCGCTCGTCTGGCACAGATCGCGATGAATCCGGATCAGCCGCTGGCAACGCTGCTGCCCGAATTGCCGATAGAGCAAATCCATACGCCGGATCCGGCGCGCCACGCACATTATGGTGAACAACGCGGCGTCTTCCGCCAGCTCTATCATCATCTGCTGCCGATGATGTCATAA